In one window of Bifidobacterium sp. WK041_4_12 DNA:
- a CDS encoding proline--tRNA ligase — protein sequence MSSQALRMSSLFLRTLREDPADADVDSAKLLVRAGYIRKTSPGIYAWLPLGLRVLAKVEAIIREEMSSIHAQEVHFPALLPKAPYEATHRWEEYGDNIFRLKDRHEADYLLAPTHEEMFTLLVKDMYSSYKDLPVNLYQIQTKYRDEFRPRAGLIRGREFIMKDGYSFTIDEEGLKTCYNDEREAYQRIFNRLGVRFVIVHAVSGPMGGSESEEFLAPLAIGEDTFAQAPSGKAWNVEALTTPAIQDVDFSATPAMEALTTPDSTTIDSLVSQANDLHPRADGRAWKAADTLKNLIIAVKHAEDKDHDKPWRELVAIGVPGDRQVDMKRLEAQFAPSEIEEATAEDLKKHAELVKGYIGPGVLGPQAEQSGIDEPITYLLDRHIARGSAWVTGADHNETHVFNAVYGRDFEANGSVEAVEVRHGDMSPDGSGPLSFERGVEIGQVFQLGLKYSNALDLKVLNENGKAVPVWMGCYGIGVSRVLACIAETHHDEKGLAWPVAVAPAQVHVLATGKDPKVFAAAEQLVGELEGRGIEVLFDDRAKVSPGVKFTDSELLGVPLVAIAGRDTAANGTIEIRDRDGSHSQSLPASQAAQAIADRVAQLD from the coding sequence ATGAGTTCTCAAGCGCTTCGCATGTCATCACTGTTTCTTCGTACCCTGCGAGAAGATCCCGCAGATGCCGATGTCGATTCGGCCAAGCTGCTGGTTCGTGCGGGATATATTCGCAAGACTTCGCCAGGAATCTATGCCTGGCTGCCTCTTGGATTGCGTGTTCTTGCCAAGGTTGAGGCAATCATCCGCGAGGAAATGAGCTCCATACACGCTCAGGAGGTGCACTTCCCGGCATTGCTGCCGAAGGCGCCATATGAGGCCACCCATCGCTGGGAAGAATACGGCGACAACATTTTCAGGTTGAAGGATCGTCATGAGGCGGACTACCTTCTTGCTCCCACGCATGAGGAAATGTTCACGCTTCTGGTCAAGGACATGTATTCGTCATACAAGGATCTTCCAGTGAACCTGTATCAGATTCAGACGAAGTATCGTGACGAATTCCGTCCGCGCGCTGGTCTGATTCGTGGCCGCGAATTCATCATGAAGGATGGATATTCGTTCACGATTGACGAGGAGGGTCTGAAGACCTGCTACAACGACGAGCGTGAAGCATATCAGCGTATTTTCAATCGCCTCGGCGTGCGGTTTGTGATCGTTCATGCCGTTTCCGGGCCTATGGGAGGTTCGGAATCCGAGGAGTTCCTCGCTCCGCTCGCCATAGGTGAGGATACTTTCGCGCAGGCACCTTCGGGCAAGGCATGGAATGTGGAAGCGCTTACAACTCCTGCCATCCAAGACGTCGATTTCTCTGCAACTCCCGCGATGGAAGCGCTTACGACACCTGATTCCACGACGATTGATTCGCTGGTAAGTCAGGCAAACGACCTTCATCCACGAGCCGATGGACGCGCTTGGAAAGCCGCAGACACGCTCAAGAATCTGATCATCGCGGTCAAGCATGCCGAAGACAAGGATCATGACAAGCCTTGGCGTGAGCTGGTTGCGATTGGAGTTCCGGGAGATCGACAGGTCGACATGAAGCGTCTTGAAGCACAGTTCGCTCCATCGGAAATCGAAGAGGCCACTGCCGAAGATCTGAAGAAGCATGCGGAATTGGTCAAGGGCTACATCGGACCGGGGGTACTTGGTCCGCAGGCCGAGCAGTCTGGGATCGATGAACCGATCACATATCTTCTTGACCGCCATATTGCTCGCGGATCCGCGTGGGTGACAGGAGCGGACCACAACGAGACACACGTATTCAACGCCGTGTATGGTCGAGATTTTGAGGCCAACGGGAGCGTCGAGGCCGTTGAGGTTCGTCATGGAGACATGAGTCCAGACGGCTCGGGTCCATTGAGCTTCGAACGTGGTGTCGAAATCGGTCAGGTATTCCAACTGGGGTTGAAATACTCCAATGCCTTGGACCTGAAGGTGCTGAACGAGAATGGCAAGGCAGTCCCCGTATGGATGGGCTGCTATGGCATTGGCGTGTCGCGCGTGCTCGCCTGCATTGCCGAAACTCATCACGACGAGAAGGGTCTGGCTTGGCCGGTTGCGGTCGCTCCGGCTCAGGTGCATGTGTTGGCCACAGGCAAGGACCCCAAGGTGTTCGCGGCTGCAGAACAGCTGGTTGGTGAACTCGAAGGTCGGGGGATTGAGGTCCTGTTCGATGACCGAGCGAAGGTTTCCCCGGGCGTGAAGTTTACCGACAGTGAGTTGCTTGGCGTGCCGCTCGTCGCCATCGCAGGTAGGGATACCGCAGCCAATGGCACGATTGAAATTCGTGATCGCGATGGTTCCCATTCACAATCGCTGCCCGCATCTCAGGCGGCTCAGGCGATTGCCGATCGGGTAGCACAGCTGGACTGA
- a CDS encoding single-stranded DNA-binding protein, with protein sequence MASQQGTITITGFVATEPLQIGREESNPVCTFRLASTRGYFHVKRNQWEERATTWMTVKAYKHLASNVLQSIHKGQPVVVSGVLETEEWTDKHGDHQSAVIIEASCIGHHLGLGVSSFTRKKSPVAASSDHHESADPDAHKVARTATGKIPIPMSDPKADYQPFAPQPSNPPAAATQSLQPA encoded by the coding sequence ATGGCATCACAGCAAGGAACGATTACGATCACGGGATTCGTCGCCACGGAGCCGTTACAAATTGGCCGAGAGGAAAGCAATCCGGTCTGCACATTCCGCCTGGCTTCAACCAGAGGCTACTTTCATGTAAAAAGGAATCAGTGGGAGGAACGCGCCACGACATGGATGACCGTGAAAGCGTACAAGCATCTGGCTTCGAACGTGCTGCAGTCCATTCATAAAGGTCAGCCGGTGGTTGTCAGCGGAGTGCTGGAAACGGAGGAATGGACCGACAAGCATGGAGACCATCAATCCGCAGTGATTATCGAGGCCTCTTGCATCGGCCATCATCTCGGCTTGGGCGTGAGCTCCTTTACTCGAAAGAAATCTCCCGTGGCAGCATCGAGCGATCATCATGAGTCTGCAGACCCTGATGCCCACAAGGTAGCTCGCACTGCAACGGGCAAGATTCCGATACCAATGTCGGACCCAAAGGCAGACTATCAACCGTTCGCACCGCAACCGAGCAATCCTCCAGCCGCAGCGACACAATCCCTTCAACCTGCATGA